A DNA window from Halorubrum sp. DM2 contains the following coding sequences:
- a CDS encoding PrsW family glutamic-type intramembrane protease: MPADEDPIASRADDDRDLYDVATWEERTSLDGLSVALHWFVTRSAKAAVVLVALVGLLAILGSFGIGLLFDPAIAILLGLSVIPALGLAAYVYVSDVTTAEPLSLLVATFLLSILTATFAAVLNSELQPFFRPLGFPGLVLFFFLIVGPVEESVKLLAVRLYAYTDARFDAVIDGAVYGAIAGLGFVVIENLVYIAQNVDLGELTVGIAALGAGDGIAALRALAGPGHVIYSAFAGYYLGLAKFNPGNRGPIVVKGLVLAAAIHGLYNTLVGPVTGIASGLFGVPQVLALFGFVLVFQGAFGYVLLRKIRRYRDAYLDTRDAVDPDVEPELDEFEQ, from the coding sequence ATGCCAGCAGACGAGGACCCGATCGCGTCCCGGGCCGACGACGACCGCGACCTCTACGACGTCGCGACGTGGGAGGAGCGGACCTCCCTCGACGGGCTGTCGGTCGCGCTCCACTGGTTCGTCACCCGGTCGGCGAAGGCCGCGGTCGTGCTCGTCGCACTCGTCGGACTCCTCGCGATCCTCGGCTCGTTCGGGATCGGGCTGCTCTTTGACCCCGCGATCGCGATCCTCCTCGGGCTCTCCGTGATCCCCGCGCTCGGCTTGGCCGCGTACGTGTACGTCTCCGACGTGACGACCGCGGAGCCGCTGTCGCTGCTCGTCGCCACGTTCCTGTTGTCGATCCTGACCGCGACGTTCGCCGCGGTCCTCAACAGCGAGCTTCAGCCCTTCTTCCGCCCGCTCGGCTTCCCGGGACTCGTGCTCTTTTTTTTCCTGATCGTCGGGCCGGTCGAGGAGTCCGTGAAGCTGCTCGCGGTGCGGCTGTACGCGTACACCGACGCCCGGTTCGACGCCGTCATCGACGGGGCCGTCTACGGTGCCATCGCCGGCCTCGGCTTCGTCGTCATCGAGAACCTCGTGTACATCGCCCAGAACGTCGACCTCGGGGAGCTGACGGTCGGGATCGCGGCGCTCGGCGCGGGCGACGGCATCGCCGCGCTCCGGGCGCTCGCCGGACCGGGCCACGTGATCTACTCGGCGTTCGCGGGCTACTACCTCGGGCTGGCGAAGTTCAACCCCGGGAACCGCGGCCCAATCGTCGTGAAGGGGCTCGTGCTTGCGGCCGCGATCCACGGGCTGTACAATACCCTCGTCGGCCCGGTGACGGGGATCGCCTCGGGGCTGTTCGGCGTCCCGCAGGTGCTCGCGCTGTTCGGGTTCGTCCTCGTCTTCCAGGGCGCGTTCGGCTACGTCCTCCTCCGGAAGATCCGGCGCTACCGCGACGCGTACCTCGACACGCGCGACGCGGTCGACCCCGACGTCGAGCCGGAGCTGGACGAGTTCGAGCAGTAG
- a CDS encoding ROK family protein, with translation MYYVGVDLGATNVRAVVGDETAAILGSASRATPRGPNGIAVTEAVLEVIRGACTEAGIAPSEPVAAGIGSIGPLDLAEGVVQGPANLPDTVERIPLVGPVGRLLDTDEVYLHNDTIAGVIGERFHSERNPDDMVYLTISSGIGAGVAVDGNVLSGWDGNAGEVGHMTVDPHGFMTCGCGLDGHWEGYCSGNNIPHYARELYEEDPIETSLPVEDPDFSAVDVFEAADEDTFADHVIDQVAHWNAMGIANVIHAYAPLVVTIGGAVALNNPERVLDPIREKLPEMVFINVPEVRLTDLGDEVVVKGALASALTGGTGDRSRVESPP, from the coding sequence ATGTACTACGTGGGCGTCGATCTCGGGGCGACGAACGTCCGAGCGGTCGTCGGCGACGAGACCGCGGCGATCCTCGGTTCCGCGTCGCGGGCCACTCCGCGGGGGCCGAACGGCATCGCCGTCACGGAGGCCGTCTTGGAGGTGATCCGAGGGGCCTGTACGGAGGCGGGGATCGCGCCGAGCGAGCCGGTCGCGGCCGGGATCGGCTCGATCGGCCCGCTCGACTTAGCGGAGGGGGTCGTTCAGGGACCGGCGAACCTCCCGGACACCGTCGAGCGCATCCCGCTCGTCGGCCCGGTCGGCCGGCTGCTCGACACCGACGAGGTGTACCTCCACAACGACACCATCGCGGGCGTCATCGGCGAGCGGTTCCACTCCGAGCGCAATCCCGACGACATGGTGTATCTCACCATCTCCTCGGGGATCGGCGCGGGGGTCGCCGTCGACGGCAACGTGCTCTCGGGGTGGGACGGCAACGCCGGCGAGGTCGGCCACATGACCGTCGACCCGCACGGGTTCATGACCTGCGGCTGCGGGCTCGACGGCCACTGGGAGGGGTACTGCTCGGGCAACAACATCCCGCACTACGCCCGCGAGCTGTACGAGGAGGACCCGATCGAGACGAGCCTCCCGGTCGAGGACCCCGACTTCTCCGCGGTCGACGTGTTCGAGGCGGCGGACGAGGACACCTTCGCCGACCACGTGATCGATCAGGTCGCCCACTGGAACGCCATGGGCATCGCCAACGTCATCCACGCGTACGCCCCGCTGGTCGTGACGATCGGCGGCGCGGTGGCGCTCAACAACCCCGAGCGCGTCCTCGATCCGATCCGCGAGAAGCTCCCGGAGATGGTGTTCATCAACGTCCCGGAGGTGCGGCTCACCGACCTCGGCGACGAGGTGGTGGTGAAGGGAGCGCTCGCGAGCGCGCTGACGGGCGGGACCGGCGACCGCTCGCGGGTCGAGAGTCCGCCCTGA
- a CDS encoding universal stress protein, translating into MSIETVVLAVGTEDEKRAKRLANEIIAVAEPADAEVVLTHVFDESEFDGIREKLGVERGSEGSTPDAVAERHATTRALSKALSEAGVRHSVRGAVGDLADEVIETADSLGADRVFVGGRRRSPTGKAVFGSVAQEVMLSAPCPVTFVRETAS; encoded by the coding sequence ATGAGCATCGAGACAGTCGTACTGGCGGTTGGTACCGAGGACGAGAAGCGCGCGAAACGGCTCGCGAACGAGATAATCGCGGTCGCGGAGCCGGCGGACGCCGAGGTCGTGTTGACCCACGTGTTCGACGAGTCGGAGTTCGACGGGATCCGGGAGAAACTGGGCGTCGAACGGGGGAGCGAAGGCTCGACGCCCGACGCCGTCGCGGAGCGGCACGCGACGACTCGCGCGCTCTCGAAGGCGCTCTCGGAGGCGGGCGTGCGGCACTCGGTCCGTGGCGCGGTCGGCGACCTCGCCGACGAGGTCATCGAGACCGCCGACAGTCTCGGAGCCGACCGCGTTTTCGTCGGCGGACGACGGCGCTCCCCGACCGGGAAGGCCGTCTTCGGCAGCGTCGCACAGGAGGTCATGCTGTCGGCCCCGTGTCCGGTGACGTTCGTCCGCGAGACCGCGTCGTAA
- a CDS encoding DUF5611 family protein, whose protein sequence is MKQYKMRRGEHLDDRMPDLKGSIEEYFGEVTGTEEYDGHELYVVGDPDNPVFKRIVAGAAEYGGKKDKLAVHFEERPAEEVIADGDADAAADAVDAKNEFLLEATGRDAKSRRDSLKREVEDDAPDY, encoded by the coding sequence ATGAAGCAGTACAAGATGCGCCGCGGCGAGCATCTGGACGACCGAATGCCGGACCTGAAGGGGTCCATCGAGGAGTACTTCGGCGAGGTCACCGGCACCGAGGAGTACGACGGCCACGAACTGTACGTCGTCGGGGACCCCGACAACCCGGTGTTCAAGCGGATCGTCGCGGGGGCCGCCGAGTACGGGGGCAAGAAGGACAAGCTGGCGGTCCACTTCGAGGAGCGGCCCGCGGAGGAGGTCATCGCCGACGGGGACGCCGACGCCGCCGCCGACGCCGTCGACGCGAAAAACGAGTTCTTGCTGGAGGCGACCGGTCGCGACGCGAAGTCCCGCCGCGACTCGCTGAAGCGCGAAGTCGAGGACGACGCCCCCGACTACTGA